From Acidovorax sp. FHTAMBA, one genomic window encodes:
- the mfd gene encoding transcription-repair coupling factor: protein MELPKLSPGKRFTLPRPVGSADSLLLARLAERDRAAGRTTAIVTADATDAQRLIDEMAFFAPGLRCALFPDWETLPYDSFSPHQDLISERLATLWRISQKDKDTGADVVLVPATTALYRLAPPSFLAGYTFHFKVKQKLDEAKFKAQLTLAGYSHVSQVVSPGEYAVRGGLIDLFPMGSLVPFRVDLFDDEIDSIRTFDPDSQRSLYPVPEVRLLPGREFPMDDDARAKFRSRWREMLEGDPTKSRIYKDMGAGVATAGIEYYLPLFFDETATVFDYLGGEATVVLHGDLEPAFQRFWQDTKDRFRLVQGDPERPALPPEALFLSADQFYTRSKEHAQLSIRPGVADVDDNPNFHKLGDLSVVRGAEDPLARLHAHIRNTQHRVLLLAESDGRRESLLDFLRASGVNPPAFDSLAEFQGTADEKVGIATAGLTVGFSWIEDGIDFVTETELFAAGPTTRRRKKQEQVSDVEALIKDLAELTLGDPVVHSQHGIGRYRGLVNMDVGNKNPDGTPAMQEFLHLEYANKAVLYVPVSQLQLISRYTGVSADEAPLHKLGSGQWEKAKRKAAEQVRDSAAELLNIYARRALRQGHAFRYSPQDYETFANDFGFEETADQNAAIHAVIQDMISPRPMDRLVCGDVGFGKTEVALRAAFVAVTGGKQVAFLAPTTLLAEQHYQTLVDRFSKWPVKVAEVSRFRSGKEITAAIKGIGDGTVDIVVGTHKLLSESTKFHNLGLLIIDEEHRFGVRHKEQMKALRAEVDVLTLTATPIPRTLGMALEGLRDLSVIATAPQRRLAIKTFVRNEGTGVIREAVLRELKRGGQVYFLHNEVETIENRRQKLEEILPEARIAVAHGQMPERELERVMRDFVAQRYNILLCSTIIETGIDVPTANTIIMSRADKFGLAQLHQLRGRVGRSHHQAYAYLMVPDTEGLTKQAAQRLDAIQQMEELGSGFYLAMHDLEIRGAGEVLGENQSGNMLEVGFQLYNEMLSEAVKALKAGKEPDLLSPLSVTTDINLHAPALLPDDYCGDVHLRLSFYKKLATAKTPDQIDGLLEEIVDRFGKLPPQAQTLIDVHRLRVLSQPYGVVKVDAAPGVINITFKPQPPIDPMRIIELIQKNKHIKLAGNEKLRIERELKDPKDRAQMVRDILRNLGQPLVAA, encoded by the coding sequence ATGGAACTGCCCAAACTCTCCCCCGGAAAACGCTTCACCCTGCCCCGCCCCGTGGGCAGCGCCGACTCTCTGCTGCTGGCCCGCCTGGCCGAGCGCGACAGGGCCGCGGGCCGCACCACCGCCATCGTCACGGCCGACGCCACCGATGCGCAGCGCCTCATTGATGAGATGGCCTTTTTTGCGCCTGGCCTGCGTTGCGCGCTGTTCCCCGACTGGGAGACGCTGCCCTACGACAGCTTCTCGCCGCACCAGGACCTGATCAGCGAACGCCTGGCCACGCTGTGGCGCATCAGCCAGAAGGACAAGGACACCGGCGCCGACGTGGTGCTGGTGCCCGCCACCACGGCGTTGTACCGGCTGGCGCCACCGTCCTTTCTGGCGGGCTACACCTTCCACTTCAAGGTCAAGCAAAAGCTCGACGAGGCCAAGTTCAAGGCCCAGCTCACGCTGGCGGGCTACAGCCACGTCTCGCAGGTGGTAAGCCCGGGCGAGTACGCCGTGCGCGGCGGGCTGATCGACCTGTTCCCGATGGGCTCGCTGGTGCCGTTCCGCGTGGATTTGTTCGACGACGAAATCGACAGCATCCGCACGTTCGACCCCGACAGCCAGCGCAGCCTGTACCCCGTGCCCGAGGTGCGCCTGCTGCCCGGCCGCGAGTTCCCCATGGACGACGATGCGCGCGCCAAATTCCGCAGCCGCTGGCGCGAGATGCTGGAGGGCGACCCGACCAAGAGCCGCATCTACAAGGACATGGGCGCGGGCGTGGCCACGGCGGGCATCGAGTACTACCTGCCGCTGTTCTTCGACGAGACGGCCACCGTGTTCGACTACCTGGGTGGCGAGGCCACCGTGGTGTTGCACGGCGACCTGGAGCCCGCCTTCCAGCGCTTCTGGCAGGACACCAAGGACCGCTTTCGCCTGGTGCAGGGCGACCCCGAGCGCCCGGCGCTGCCGCCCGAGGCGCTGTTCCTATCGGCCGACCAGTTCTACACGCGCTCCAAGGAGCATGCGCAGCTGTCCATCCGCCCGGGTGTCGCGGACGTAGACGACAACCCGAACTTCCACAAGCTGGGCGACCTGTCGGTGGTGCGCGGCGCCGAAGACCCGCTCGCCCGCCTGCACGCCCACATCCGCAACACGCAACACCGCGTGCTGCTGCTGGCCGAGAGCGATGGCCGGCGCGAGAGCCTGCTTGATTTTCTGCGCGCCAGCGGGGTGAACCCGCCGGCCTTCGACTCGCTGGCCGAGTTCCAGGGCACGGCCGACGAAAAGGTGGGCATCGCCACCGCAGGGCTCACGGTGGGCTTCAGCTGGATCGAGGACGGCATCGACTTCGTCACCGAGACCGAGCTGTTTGCCGCCGGCCCCACCACGCGCCGGCGCAAGAAGCAGGAGCAGGTGAGCGACGTCGAGGCGCTGATCAAGGACCTGGCCGAGCTGACCCTGGGCGACCCCGTGGTGCACAGCCAGCATGGCATCGGCCGCTACCGGGGCCTCGTCAACATGGATGTGGGCAACAAGAACCCCGACGGCACGCCCGCCATGCAGGAGTTTCTGCACCTCGAATACGCCAACAAGGCCGTGCTGTATGTGCCTGTGAGCCAGCTGCAGCTCATCAGCCGCTACACCGGCGTCTCCGCCGACGAGGCGCCGCTGCACAAGCTGGGCAGCGGCCAGTGGGAAAAGGCCAAGCGCAAGGCCGCCGAGCAGGTGCGCGACAGCGCGGCCGAGCTGCTCAACATCTACGCCCGCCGCGCGCTACGCCAGGGCCATGCCTTCCGCTACAGCCCGCAAGACTACGAGACCTTTGCCAACGACTTCGGCTTTGAGGAAACGGCCGACCAGAACGCCGCCATCCATGCGGTGATCCAGGACATGATTTCGCCCCGCCCCATGGACCGACTGGTCTGTGGAGACGTGGGTTTCGGCAAGACAGAGGTGGCGCTGCGCGCCGCCTTCGTGGCTGTGACGGGCGGCAAGCAGGTGGCCTTCCTGGCACCCACAACCCTGCTGGCCGAGCAGCACTACCAGACCCTGGTGGACCGCTTCAGCAAGTGGCCGGTGAAGGTGGCCGAAGTCTCGCGCTTTCGCTCGGGCAAGGAGATCACCGCCGCCATCAAGGGCATCGGCGACGGCACGGTGGACATCGTGGTGGGCACGCACAAGCTGCTTTCCGAGTCCACCAAGTTCCACAACCTGGGCCTCCTGATCATCGACGAGGAACACCGCTTCGGCGTGCGCCACAAGGAGCAGATGAAGGCCCTGCGCGCCGAGGTGGACGTGCTCACCCTCACCGCCACGCCCATCCCGCGCACGCTCGGCATGGCGCTCGAAGGGCTGCGCGACCTCTCGGTCATCGCCACCGCGCCGCAGCGGCGCCTGGCGATCAAGACCTTTGTGCGCAACGAGGGCACGGGCGTGATCCGCGAGGCGGTGCTGCGCGAACTCAAGCGCGGCGGGCAGGTCTACTTTTTGCACAACGAGGTGGAGACCATCGAGAACCGCCGCCAGAAGCTCGAAGAGATCCTGCCCGAGGCCCGCATTGCCGTGGCCCACGGCCAGATGCCCGAACGCGAACTGGAGCGCGTGATGCGCGACTTCGTGGCCCAGCGCTACAACATCCTGCTGTGCTCGACCATCATCGAGACCGGCATCGACGTGCCCACGGCCAACACCATCATCATGAGCCGCGCCGACAAGTTTGGCCTGGCGCAGCTGCACCAGCTGCGCGGCCGCGTGGGCCGCAGCCACCACCAGGCCTATGCCTACCTGATGGTGCCCGACACCGAGGGCCTGACCAAGCAGGCCGCGCAGCGCCTGGACGCCATCCAGCAGATGGAAGAACTGGGCAGCGGCTTCTACCTGGCCATGCACGACCTGGAGATCCGCGGCGCGGGCGAGGTGCTGGGCGAGAACCAGAGCGGCAACATGCTCGAAGTAGGCTTCCAGCTGTACAACGAGATGCTGAGCGAGGCCGTGAAGGCGCTCAAGGCCGGCAAGGAGCCCGACCTGCTCAGCCCCCTGTCCGTCACCACCGACATCAACCTGCACGCCCCCGCCCTGCTGCCCGACGACTACTGCGGCGACGTGCATCTGCGCCTGTCGTTCTACAAGAAGCTGGCCACGGCCAAGACACCCGACCAGATCGACGGCCTGCTCGAAGAGATCGTGGACCGCTTCGGCAAGCTGCCGCCGCAGGCCCAGACGTTGATTGACGTGCACCGCCTGCGCGTACTGAGCCAGCCCTACGGCGTGGTGAAGGTGGATGCGGCGCCTGGCGTGATCAACATCACCTTCAAGCCCCAGCCGCCGATTGACCCGATGCGCATCATCGAGCTGATCCAGAAGAACAAGCACATCAAGCTGGCGGGCAACGAGAAGCTGCGCATCGAGCGCGAGCTGAAGGACCCCAAGGACCGCGCGCAGATGGTGCGCGACATCCTGCGCAACCTGGGGCAGCCACTGGTTGCCGCATGA
- a CDS encoding 2-C-methyl-D-erythritol 4-phosphate cytidylyltransferase, with protein sequence MIAPLLQPPLVPLSAQGRFWALVPCAGVGSRAVAAGIAGAVQAAPAQPSTVAAFSDPTAVTAGPLPKQYHLVAGHPMVLHTLAAFAGVGRLLGTLVAVAPGDRFLETHAHPAYFVVECGGPTRADTVLGGLKALLERGAQPHDWVLVHDAARCLVTSEQINALIDQCAGDSVGGLLAHKLADTLKTSIDGPGGVRVASTVDRSDKWLAQTPQMFRIGPLMDAIVKVGSNVTDEASAMEAMGFHPRLVPGGAQNFKVTYPDDFALAAAVLAQRAHSTTLERFGGERGQVTTAPGKKNLF encoded by the coding sequence ATGATTGCTCCCTTGCTGCAACCCCCGCTCGTTCCTTTGTCTGCCCAGGGGCGGTTCTGGGCGCTGGTGCCCTGTGCGGGCGTGGGGTCGCGTGCAGTGGCAGCGGGCATTGCGGGTGCTGTGCAGGCGGCTCCCGCCCAGCCCTCCACCGTGGCGGCGTTTTCGGACCCCACCGCGGTCACTGCAGGCCCGTTACCCAAGCAGTACCACCTGGTGGCGGGGCATCCCATGGTGCTGCACACACTCGCAGCCTTTGCAGGCGTGGGGCGGCTGCTGGGGACGCTGGTGGCGGTAGCACCGGGTGACCGGTTTCTGGAGACCCACGCGCATCCCGCTTATTTTGTGGTGGAGTGTGGTGGCCCCACGCGGGCCGACACGGTGCTGGGCGGCCTCAAGGCGCTGCTGGAACGTGGCGCCCAGCCCCATGACTGGGTGCTGGTTCACGATGCGGCACGGTGCCTGGTGACCTCCGAGCAGATCAACGCCCTCATTGACCAGTGTGCGGGCGACAGCGTGGGAGGGCTGTTGGCGCACAAACTGGCCGACACGCTCAAAACCTCCATCGACGGGCCCGGCGGAGTACGCGTGGCCTCCACGGTGGACCGCAGTGACAAATGGCTGGCGCAAACGCCGCAGATGTTCCGCATCGGCCCGCTGATGGATGCCATCGTCAAGGTAGGCTCCAACGTGACCGATGAGGCCAGCGCAATGGAGGCCATGGGCTTTCACCCCCGCCTGGTACCCGGTGGGGCGCAGAATTTCAAGGTTACCTACCCGGACGATTTCGCGCTGGCCGCCGCAGTGCTGGCGCAGCGCGCGCACAGTACCACGCTGGAGCGCTTTGGCGGCGAACGGGGGCAGGTGACTACCGCCCCAGGCAAGAAGAATCTCTTTTAG
- the ispF gene encoding 2-C-methyl-D-erythritol 2,4-cyclodiphosphate synthase, translated as MNIRIGEGWDVHALVPGRRLVIGGVEIEHPVGLLGHSDADVLLHAITDALLGAAALGDIGSHFPDTDAAFRGADSGVLLAEAARRVRAAGYEVGNIDSTVIAQAPRLAAHIPGMRVAIAHAAGVALGQVNVKAKTAERLGPVGQGLAIEARAAVLICAC; from the coding sequence ATGAATATCAGGATTGGTGAAGGCTGGGATGTGCATGCCCTGGTGCCCGGCCGCCGGCTGGTGATAGGTGGTGTGGAGATTGAGCACCCCGTGGGGCTGCTGGGCCACTCGGACGCCGATGTGCTGCTGCATGCGATCACGGACGCGCTGCTCGGGGCCGCGGCCCTGGGTGACATTGGCAGCCATTTCCCGGATACCGATGCCGCCTTCCGCGGCGCGGATTCGGGCGTGCTGCTGGCAGAGGCTGCGCGGCGCGTGCGCGCTGCGGGCTATGAGGTCGGCAACATCGACAGCACCGTCATTGCCCAGGCGCCGCGCCTGGCAGCACATATTCCCGGCATGCGTGTGGCCATTGCGCATGCGGCGGGCGTTGCGCTGGGGCAGGTCAACGTGAAGGCCAAGACGGCAGAGCGTCTGGGGCCGGTGGGGCAGGGGCTTGCCATCGAGGCGCGTGCCGCAGTGCTGATCTGCGCCTGCTGA
- a CDS encoding ATP-binding protein, with amino-acid sequence MRKTDGNPGSRSASSRQSVTGPADATSPAPLEALRQAREHRARVGLNLFWRTFFLLALLLVGSILAWLQTLRALEFEPRTLHTAQQIASLVNLSRAALVHSDAIARVSLIKTMADQEGVRILPREPSDKFELLQGTALGNRLTDELTQRLGPDTIVAQNVNGETGLWVGFNINGDPNWLLMDRSRFSPAGGRTWLIWLITAGALSLAGAAAIARLINRPLKQLSYAANRVKDGDFAASHLDEEVVTSEIREVNIGFNRMAQKLAKLEQDRAVMLAGISHDLRTPLARLRLETEMSVNDHVAREHMVADIVQLDATIDKFLDYARPDHVTLTPVNMHAVVSSCVYAVQDHRELQITMSVPEDLNVLADEVELARVISNLLENARRYGKTEDTGITSVEIAAKGRENWVLVKLRDHGPGVPPEQLSNLTKPFFRGDSARTAAAGAGLGLSIVDKTVQRMGGIFALANSSTGGLVAHLQLQRATDLPGGADPKQRLQRPSVKRQLPRRRAEDRVT; translated from the coding sequence ATGCGCAAAACCGACGGAAATCCGGGGTCGCGTTCAGCATCGTCCCGGCAGTCCGTGACCGGGCCTGCCGACGCCACCAGCCCCGCCCCCCTGGAAGCCCTGCGGCAGGCCCGCGAGCACCGTGCGCGCGTGGGGCTCAACCTTTTCTGGCGCACCTTCTTCCTGCTGGCATTGCTGCTGGTGGGGAGCATTCTGGCCTGGCTGCAGACCCTGCGTGCGCTGGAGTTCGAGCCGCGCACGCTGCACACCGCGCAGCAGATTGCCTCGCTGGTCAACCTCAGCCGCGCGGCGCTGGTGCACTCGGACGCCATCGCCCGGGTGTCGCTCATCAAGACCATGGCCGACCAGGAAGGCGTGCGCATCCTGCCGCGCGAGCCGTCCGACAAATTCGAACTGCTCCAAGGCACGGCCCTGGGCAACCGCCTGACCGACGAGCTCACCCAGCGCCTGGGGCCCGACACCATCGTGGCGCAAAACGTCAATGGCGAGACCGGCTTGTGGGTGGGTTTCAACATCAACGGAGACCCCAACTGGCTGCTGATGGACCGCTCGCGCTTCAGCCCGGCCGGGGGCCGCACATGGTTGATCTGGCTCATCACGGCAGGAGCACTGTCCCTGGCCGGAGCCGCCGCCATTGCACGACTGATCAACCGGCCACTCAAGCAGCTGTCCTATGCGGCCAACCGCGTCAAGGACGGTGACTTTGCCGCCAGCCACCTGGACGAAGAAGTGGTGACCAGTGAAATCCGCGAGGTGAACATCGGCTTCAACCGGATGGCGCAAAAGCTGGCCAAGCTGGAGCAGGATCGCGCCGTGATGCTGGCCGGCATCTCGCATGACCTGCGCACGCCACTGGCGCGCCTGCGTCTGGAAACCGAGATGAGCGTCAACGACCACGTCGCGCGCGAGCACATGGTGGCCGATATCGTTCAGCTTGACGCCACCATCGACAAGTTCCTGGATTACGCCCGCCCCGACCACGTGACACTCACGCCCGTCAACATGCACGCGGTGGTGTCATCGTGCGTGTACGCCGTGCAGGACCATCGGGAGCTGCAGATCACCATGTCGGTACCCGAGGATCTGAACGTGCTGGCCGACGAGGTGGAGCTTGCGCGCGTGATCTCCAATCTGCTCGAAAACGCGCGGCGCTACGGCAAGACCGAAGACACCGGCATCACCAGCGTCGAGATTGCCGCCAAGGGCCGCGAAAACTGGGTACTGGTCAAGCTGCGCGACCACGGTCCGGGCGTACCGCCTGAACAGCTGTCCAACCTGACCAAACCGTTTTTTCGGGGTGACTCCGCGCGCACGGCTGCGGCGGGCGCGGGCCTGGGGTTGTCCATCGTCGACAAGACGGTACAGCGCATGGGCGGCATTTTTGCGCTGGCCAACTCCAGCACCGGCGGCCTGGTGGCCCACCTGCAGCTGCAACGCGCCACCGACCTGCCAGGCGGCGCCGATCCGAAGCAACGCCTGCAGCGCCCCTCCGTCAAGCGGCAGCTGCCCCGGCGCCGCGCTGAAGACCGCGTGACCTGA